Part of the Burkholderia humptydooensis genome, CGTCGAACGATTCGGGCGCCGCCTCGTCGATCGGCACGTTCGCCGCGCGCGCGCGCTCTAGCGCCCAGCGCGCGTCGCCGGGCTTCACTTCGATCGGCATCCAGGCGTCGGCCGCGAAGCCGAGCCGGCGCAGCTCGGCCGCGGCGACGAGCGCGTCGCCGCCGTTGTTGCCGGGGCCGACCGCGAACCAGACGGGCCGCGGATCGCTGACGAGCCGCGCCGCGAGCCATTGCGCGGCCGACTTGCCCGCGCGCTCCATCAGCGTGTGGGGCGGCAGCGCGGCGGCCGCCGCGGTTTCGATGTCGCGCAGCTCGGCGATGGTCAGAAGCGGCTCGCTCGCGTGAAGCGGCGGCAAGTCGAACGGTTCGGACGAATGGGGCAGGGGGGAATCGGCGGACAGGATCATGGGCGGCTCGCGATCACGCGCCGCCCGCGCGCGGCGGCAACGGCGTCAGGTGGCAAAGCGCTCCGCGCGCAGCGCGGCGAGCGTGTCGGCGGGCACGCGCTGCGCGCTGCCGCCGAGGTCATCTGCCACCACTTTAGCAGACCCGAACGCGAGGCCCCAGCCCGCCGGGCCGTGGCCGAAGTTGACGAAGACCCGCGGATCGGCGGTCGGCCCGACGACGGGCAGGCCGTCCGGCGACAGCAGCTTCGCGCCTTGCCACGCGCGCGCGGCGGAGATCTTCGCCGCGCCGGGCAGCCAGTCGTGCGTCGCCTGGCCGAGGAGGGTGAGCGCCGCCTCGGACAGCGGCTCGGGCAGCGGCCGCGCGAGATCCCGCGCGCTTTGCAGCACGGCGCCGCCGCCGATCCGCAGCCGCTGGCCGAGCCGCGTGATCGCGATCCGCTTGACCGAGTCGACGATGCTCAGATGCGGCGCGTGCTCCTCGTACGCGAGGGGCGCCGTCAGCGTGTGGATGCGCACCGGATGCAGCGGCGCGCGCACGCCGAGCGGCTCGACGAGCGCGAGGCTTTCCGTGCCCGCCGCGACGACGATCGCGTCGGCCGAGATCACGTCGACTTCCTTCGATTTCGCCGCGCGCGGATCGGCCGGGTCGGGCGCGAGCTCGACGGCCGCGCGCGTCGCGTCGGTGCGGATCGCGGCGACCGCGCGGCCGAGCCGGAACTGCACGTCGCGCTCGTCGAGCACCTGCTTGACGAGCTTCGCGAAGAGCGGGCAGTTCGCGGTGCGCTCCTGCGCGAACAGCACGCCGCCCGCGAACGCGGGATCGGCCGGCATCGACGGCTCGAGCGCCGCGCACGCCTCGGGCGCGAGCGTCTCGTAAGGCTGGCCGAGGTCGCGCATGAGGTCGAGCGCGGGCTGCGTCGCGTCCCATTCGGCCGCGTCGCGCACGACGTGCAGCACGCCGCTCTTCTGTTCGAATTCGAGACCGAAGCGCGCCTCGACGTCGGCGATCGCCTCG contains:
- a CDS encoding FAD-dependent oxidoreductase, which encodes MDVIVIGGGIAGIATAYQLRAAGHRVCVVERHATVAQGATYGQGGTLLPTPLDVWFGPTFMRERRAQKSGVVYKPGLDGALRRFTRRLDALREPAAFAAQYARLRPLVELSREAIADVEARFGLEFEQKSGVLHVVRDAAEWDATQPALDLMRDLGQPYETLAPEACAALEPSMPADPAFAGGVLFAQERTANCPLFAKLVKQVLDERDVQFRLGRAVAAIRTDATRAAVELAPDPADPRAAKSKEVDVISADAIVVAAGTESLALVEPLGVRAPLHPVRIHTLTAPLAYEEHAPHLSIVDSVKRIAITRLGQRLRIGGGAVLQSARDLARPLPEPLSEAALTLLGQATHDWLPGAAKISAARAWQGAKLLSPDGLPVVGPTADPRVFVNFGHGPAGWGLAFGSAKVVADDLGGSAQRVPADTLAALRAERFAT